A region of Streptomyces sp. NBC_01267 DNA encodes the following proteins:
- a CDS encoding ABC transporter permease, translated as MSVPQLLRHPWTVFLGRRSLRLFLSLGVVVTASFVMIRLIPGDPVRAALGVDAAPDLVAARRHALGLDAPFLSQYRHYLGNLLHGDLGTSLVTGAPVAELVRTRLPTTLEIAGLAFLVTLAVALPVGLLAAVRTRDGRRPRTELVFIAVTAGLAGVPDFVLAAGLTALLAVGLQLLPVAGAAGVESFVLPVLALSLAPTAVLLRIVRVEALKVLNEDYLRTARSKRLSSARRCLRHAAPNMAPAVLTVAGSLLPALIAGTVLVEKVFAWPGIGSAMAQSVVAQDYPVVQAMVLVLGTAVLLAGLLVDVLLAVLDPRSAIREM; from the coding sequence ATGTCCGTACCCCAGCTGCTGCGGCACCCCTGGACGGTGTTCCTCGGCCGCCGCAGCCTCCGGCTGTTTCTCTCTCTCGGGGTCGTGGTCACCGCGTCATTCGTGATGATCCGCCTCATCCCCGGCGATCCGGTCCGGGCCGCGCTCGGCGTCGACGCCGCCCCCGACCTGGTGGCCGCTCGCAGGCACGCCCTCGGGCTCGACGCGCCCTTCCTGTCCCAGTACCGGCACTACCTCGGCAATCTCCTGCACGGCGACCTCGGTACCTCGCTGGTCACCGGGGCGCCGGTCGCGGAGCTGGTCCGCACCCGGTTGCCGACCACCCTGGAGATCGCCGGCCTCGCTTTCCTGGTCACTCTCGCCGTCGCCCTGCCCGTCGGCCTGCTGGCGGCGGTCCGCACCCGCGACGGCCGCCGCCCGCGCACCGAGCTTGTGTTCATCGCGGTCACCGCCGGCCTGGCCGGAGTGCCGGACTTCGTCCTGGCCGCCGGACTCACCGCGCTGCTGGCCGTCGGCCTCCAACTGCTCCCGGTGGCCGGTGCGGCGGGCGTCGAGTCCTTTGTCCTGCCCGTCCTCGCGCTCTCCCTCGCCCCCACCGCCGTCCTGCTGCGCATCGTCCGGGTGGAGGCGCTGAAGGTGCTGAACGAGGACTACCTGCGCACCGCCCGGAGCAAACGGCTGTCTTCCGCACGCCGCTGCCTCCGGCACGCGGCACCGAACATGGCCCCCGCCGTACTCACCGTCGCCGGGAGCCTGCTGCCTGCCCTGATCGCCGGCACCGTGCTGGTCGAGAAGGTCTTCGCCTGGCCCGGCATCGGCTCCGCCATGGCCCAGTCAGTGGTCGCACAGGACTACCCGGTGGTCCAGGCCATGGTGCTGGTACTGGGCACCGCCGTGCTGCTCGCAGGCCTTCTGGTCGACGTGCTGCTAGCCGTACTCGACCCTCGTTCGGCGATCCGGGAGATGTGA
- a CDS encoding ABC transporter substrate-binding protein — MLRRTPPVALAAALTASAVALGGCGGVATSSTTTPLVDHGTVRIAESSETPSFDPYSAFGASQARYAYDSLVNLAPDGTLVTGLASSWQATATTAAFTLRPGVTCSDGTPLTASAVARALTYAGDPANQLAGARTVLPNVPFTASADDGTGTVSATAAAPFPFLTRTIGLLPIVCPAGLDRPGSLDRATQGTGPYVLTRYTPGGPYEFTVRDNYSWGPAGATTAELGLPARIVMSVVPQTSTAANLLLTGDIDIAHVSGPDRARLTGHGLATADVATVVGLTFFNQRPGRALADRALRRALVSALDRRGLADVAVGGTGIPATDFGAEGAVCHADLADANLPAQNAVEALRAAGWTRSADGPLTKNGQSLRLRLITSPDLGPTLASVAELMAREWTALGVEVDLVTETLPALVNAMYQSADFDVVVGSTPGFALPVGFIPFFSGSTPARGLNFAGVTNPEYDALVAQALRETDTTGCATWNRAAAALFRSAEALPIAEGRSSVYGYRTTFATTFGGQLVPTSIRLHQ, encoded by the coding sequence ATGCTCCGACGCACCCCGCCGGTCGCTCTGGCGGCCGCTCTCACGGCTTCGGCCGTCGCGCTGGGTGGCTGCGGCGGCGTCGCCACCTCCTCGACGACCACCCCTCTGGTAGACCACGGCACCGTCCGGATCGCCGAGTCCAGCGAGACGCCGAGCTTCGATCCGTACTCAGCCTTCGGTGCCTCCCAGGCCCGCTACGCCTACGACTCCCTGGTCAACCTCGCCCCCGACGGCACCCTGGTCACCGGCTTGGCCTCCTCCTGGCAGGCCACGGCCACCACGGCCGCCTTCACCCTCCGCCCGGGTGTCACCTGCTCCGACGGCACTCCGCTCACCGCCTCGGCGGTGGCCCGGGCACTCACTTACGCGGGCGACCCGGCCAACCAGCTCGCCGGCGCCCGGACCGTCCTTCCGAACGTTCCGTTCACCGCGAGCGCCGACGACGGGACCGGCACGGTGTCGGCGACCGCCGCCGCCCCTTTCCCCTTCCTCACCCGCACCATCGGCCTGCTGCCGATCGTCTGCCCCGCCGGCCTCGACCGGCCCGGTTCGCTGGACCGCGCCACCCAGGGAACCGGCCCCTACGTGCTGACCCGCTACACCCCCGGCGGACCGTACGAGTTCACCGTCCGCGACAACTACTCCTGGGGGCCCGCCGGGGCGACGACCGCGGAACTCGGTCTCCCCGCGCGCATCGTCATGTCGGTGGTGCCCCAGACCTCCACGGCGGCGAACCTGCTGCTCACCGGGGACATCGACATCGCGCACGTGAGCGGGCCGGACCGCGCCCGGCTCACCGGCCACGGTCTGGCCACCGCCGACGTGGCGACCGTGGTCGGGCTGACCTTCTTCAACCAGCGCCCCGGCCGGGCACTCGCCGACCGGGCGCTGCGCCGTGCCCTGGTCTCCGCCCTCGATCGCCGGGGCCTCGCCGACGTCGCCGTCGGTGGCACCGGCATCCCCGCCACCGACTTCGGCGCCGAGGGCGCCGTCTGCCACGCCGACCTCGCCGACGCCAACCTGCCCGCGCAGAACGCTGTCGAGGCCCTGCGCGCCGCCGGCTGGACGCGCTCCGCCGACGGCCCGCTGACCAAGAACGGCCAGTCGCTCCGGCTCCGCCTGATCACCAGCCCCGACCTCGGCCCGACCCTGGCCTCCGTCGCCGAGCTGATGGCCCGGGAGTGGACGGCGCTCGGCGTCGAGGTCGACCTGGTCACCGAGACCCTGCCCGCCCTCGTCAACGCCATGTACCAGAGCGCCGACTTCGACGTGGTGGTCGGCAGTACCCCGGGTTTCGCCCTGCCGGTCGGCTTCATCCCCTTCTTCTCCGGCTCCACCCCCGCCCGTGGCCTCAACTTCGCGGGGGTGACCAATCCCGAGTACGACGCCCTGGTCGCCCAGGCTCTCCGGGAGACCGACACAACCGGATGCGCCACCTGGAACCGGGCCGCCGCCGCGCTCTTCCGATCGGCCGAAGCGCTGCCGATCGCCGAAGGCCGGAGCAGCGTGTACGGCTACCGCACCACCTTCGCCACCACCTTCGGCGGCCAGCTCGTTCCCACCAGCATCCGTCTCCACCAGTGA
- a CDS encoding DUF5132 domain-containing protein, which produces MPPVVPPFLVGLIVAPLAKRLLKPLVGGVVKASVGIAMEVKKAAQEAGENIHDLAAEVAADVVAAQIAAAETEGHSGDGQHTTGNGGKGEPRIPKIRATTGSSSGKTP; this is translated from the coding sequence ATGCCGCCTGTAGTACCGCCCTTCCTGGTCGGCCTCATTGTCGCGCCTCTGGCCAAACGCCTGCTCAAGCCACTGGTGGGTGGAGTCGTCAAAGCATCCGTCGGCATCGCGATGGAGGTGAAGAAGGCGGCTCAGGAGGCCGGGGAGAACATCCACGACCTCGCGGCCGAAGTGGCTGCCGATGTGGTGGCCGCCCAGATCGCCGCCGCGGAAACCGAAGGTCACTCCGGTGACGGTCAGCACACCACCGGAAACGGCGGCAAGGGGGAACCGAGGATCCCGAAGATCCGCGCGACCACCGGTAGTTCCTCCGGAAAGACGCCCTGA
- a CDS encoding ABC transporter ATP-binding protein/permease, translating to MPSLLGVAGFRSVELGASPRSVAPGRQRWDVKLVLGRPRTAEILAAALRHIPGITEARANPVTGGVLVRHDARLRATDIGRIVRRVVTRVAEGPTGVGCPDPVRHAPAPAPRADRGLVVRPVLAVVGGVAAGVALIKGSTLSRQLVAAGGVAAATAVVLRKAWRGTVDASRDAAGPGAERHPLLEIVGPHRRRLYRAASLSVACQAAEMALGTFLGWTGLVLIKGEAAPLVSLGLTTASAQLWGLAGLVAAACAAVAGLSYASNLQWRRLGQDIEHDWRGRTYRHVQHLELGHLEGERTSRVAGTLTNDVGQLGAFFAGPANDVLQLGTSLALLVPAFLLLAPQIAWIAFLPIPVIAWLSLHHQEKAAADYAVTGECRAGLGSQVINSLEAGATVKSFCTEDYEAERIDELSEAVQESSRQTDRSTIRHAEIVRSCTTASMAGTLLIGGRSVLNGTLRFEVFSPLIGLPQMLLMRMSRIGGIADQYQRTLASYDRVQRLRALPVEADGGDGTLDLAEVRGEIVLDGVTFAYPGRPTALEDLSLTIPAGQVTALVGATGSGKTTIARLLMRFQDAQFGRVLIDGQDIRDLRRHSLRHAIGFVAQDPFLFDGSIADNIRYGSFEASDEAVLQAAAMAEADTFIATLPDGYDTLIGERGAALSGGQRQRIALARAILKDSPVVVLDEATSAVDNETEAAIQRTLRGFAADRTMVVIAHRLSTVRHADRIYVMDKGGIVAEQGTHDELLAQHGLYASLWQLQAGELAA from the coding sequence ATGCCATCGCTACTGGGTGTCGCCGGATTCCGCTCCGTGGAATTGGGTGCGAGCCCACGCTCGGTCGCACCGGGCCGCCAGCGCTGGGACGTCAAGCTGGTCCTGGGACGACCGCGGACGGCCGAGATCCTCGCCGCCGCGCTGCGCCACATTCCCGGGATCACCGAGGCCCGGGCCAACCCGGTCACCGGCGGGGTGCTCGTCCGGCATGATGCGCGGTTGCGCGCCACGGACATCGGCCGGATCGTCCGCAGGGTCGTCACCCGGGTCGCGGAGGGACCGACCGGAGTGGGGTGTCCGGATCCGGTCCGCCACGCCCCCGCGCCGGCCCCGCGGGCGGACCGCGGCCTGGTCGTGCGCCCGGTGCTCGCCGTCGTCGGCGGGGTAGCGGCCGGGGTCGCACTGATCAAGGGGTCGACGCTGAGCAGGCAACTGGTGGCCGCGGGCGGGGTTGCCGCGGCGACCGCGGTCGTCCTCCGCAAGGCATGGCGCGGAACCGTCGACGCGTCCCGGGACGCGGCCGGGCCCGGTGCCGAACGCCACCCCTTGCTGGAGATCGTCGGTCCGCACCGACGCCGCCTCTACCGGGCCGCCTCCCTGTCCGTCGCCTGCCAGGCTGCGGAGATGGCACTCGGCACCTTCCTCGGATGGACCGGCCTGGTCCTCATCAAGGGCGAGGCAGCTCCGCTGGTCAGCCTCGGCCTGACCACGGCCTCCGCTCAACTGTGGGGCCTGGCCGGGCTGGTGGCCGCCGCCTGTGCCGCGGTGGCGGGTCTCTCGTACGCCTCGAACCTGCAGTGGCGCCGACTCGGCCAGGACATCGAGCACGATTGGCGGGGCCGCACGTACCGACACGTCCAGCACCTCGAACTGGGACACCTGGAGGGTGAGCGGACCAGCCGGGTGGCCGGCACGCTCACCAACGACGTCGGCCAGCTGGGCGCCTTCTTCGCCGGCCCGGCCAACGACGTGCTGCAACTCGGCACCAGCCTGGCCCTCCTGGTGCCGGCGTTCCTCCTGCTGGCACCGCAGATCGCCTGGATCGCGTTCCTGCCGATCCCGGTCATCGCCTGGCTGTCGCTGCACCACCAGGAGAAGGCCGCGGCGGACTACGCCGTCACCGGCGAGTGCCGGGCCGGGCTGGGCAGCCAGGTGATCAACTCGCTCGAAGCCGGTGCGACCGTCAAGAGCTTCTGCACCGAGGACTACGAGGCCGAACGCATCGACGAGCTGAGCGAAGCGGTCCAGGAGAGCAGCCGACAGACCGACCGGAGCACGATCCGCCACGCCGAGATCGTCCGGTCCTGCACCACCGCATCGATGGCAGGCACCCTGCTGATCGGCGGTCGTTCGGTACTCAACGGCACCCTGCGCTTCGAGGTGTTCAGCCCGCTGATCGGGCTGCCCCAGATGCTGTTGATGCGGATGAGCCGGATCGGCGGCATCGCCGACCAGTACCAGCGCACCCTCGCCTCCTACGACCGGGTCCAGAGGCTGCGCGCCCTGCCCGTCGAGGCCGACGGCGGCGACGGGACGCTCGACCTTGCCGAGGTGCGGGGCGAGATCGTCCTCGACGGGGTCACCTTCGCCTACCCCGGCCGACCGACGGCACTGGAGGACCTCTCGCTGACCATCCCGGCCGGGCAGGTGACCGCCCTGGTGGGCGCCACCGGCTCCGGTAAGACGACGATCGCCAGACTGCTGATGCGCTTCCAGGACGCCCAGTTCGGAAGAGTGCTGATCGACGGACAGGACATCCGGGACCTGCGGCGACACAGCTTGCGCCACGCCATCGGCTTCGTCGCCCAGGACCCGTTCCTCTTCGACGGCAGCATTGCCGACAACATCCGCTACGGCAGCTTCGAAGCCTCGGACGAGGCAGTGCTCCAAGCCGCCGCCATGGCCGAGGCGGACACCTTCATCGCGACGCTTCCGGACGGCTACGACACTCTGATCGGTGAACGCGGTGCCGCGCTCTCCGGCGGCCAGCGGCAGCGGATCGCCCTGGCTCGCGCGATCCTCAAGGACTCGCCGGTCGTGGTCCTCGACGAGGCCACCTCCGCCGTGGACAACGAGACCGAGGCCGCCATCCAGCGCACACTGCGTGGCTTCGCGGCCGACCGCACGATGGTCGTCATCGCCCACCGCCTCTCCACGGTCCGCCACGCCGACCGCATCTACGTCATGGACAAGGGCGGCATCGTCGCCGAACAGGGCACCCATGACGAACTCCTCGCCCAGCACGGACTCTACGCATCTCTCTGGCAGCTCCAGGCCGGCGAACTCGCCGCCTGA